The following coding sequences lie in one bacterium genomic window:
- a CDS encoding adenosylhomocysteinase has product MNANALAKKLAEGDVDYKVADISLAEWGRKEIELAETEMPGLMAIREEYRDAKPLKGAKIAGCLHMTIQTAVLIETLIELGAEVRWSSCNIYSTQDHAAAAIAAAGIPVFAWKGETEEEYDWCIVQTLTFSDGKGPNMLLDDGGDLTIMVHEQFPQLIEEIRGVSEETTTGVARLYQMAKKGTLKMPAFNVNDSVTKSKFDNLYGCRESLADGLKRATDIMLAGKVVCVAGYGGVGKGCAQSMKGYGARVLITEIDPILALQAAMEGFEVTTMEAAASVADIFVTATGNCDVVTGEHMVEMKNEAILCNIGHFDNEIDMTWLENTKGVIETSIKPQVDKFTLPNGRSIIVLARGRLVNLGCATGHPSFVMSASFTNQVIAQIELFTNPDKYGIDVHMLPKKLDEKVARLHLDKLGVRLTELTKKQADYLAVNKEGPYKPEHYLY; this is encoded by the coding sequence ATGAATGCAAATGCGTTAGCAAAAAAATTAGCTGAAGGAGATGTCGACTACAAAGTCGCTGATATCTCTTTAGCAGAGTGGGGTCGAAAAGAGATTGAACTGGCAGAGACCGAGATGCCAGGGCTCATGGCGATTCGCGAGGAGTACAGAGATGCTAAGCCCTTAAAAGGAGCAAAGATCGCTGGATGTCTCCATATGACCATTCAGACAGCGGTGCTCATTGAAACTCTCATTGAGCTTGGTGCAGAAGTCCGCTGGTCAAGTTGTAATATTTACTCTACCCAAGACCATGCGGCTGCCGCGATCGCTGCAGCGGGAATACCTGTCTTTGCATGGAAAGGGGAGACAGAGGAGGAGTATGACTGGTGTATCGTTCAAACCCTCACGTTTTCTGATGGGAAGGGTCCGAACATGCTCCTGGATGACGGCGGAGACCTCACGATCATGGTCCACGAACAATTCCCGCAACTGATTGAAGAGATCAGAGGAGTATCTGAGGAGACTACTACTGGCGTCGCTAGACTGTACCAGATGGCGAAAAAAGGCACCCTGAAGATGCCAGCCTTTAACGTAAACGACTCTGTCACGAAGTCAAAGTTCGACAACTTATACGGATGCCGAGAATCACTTGCTGATGGTCTCAAGCGTGCTACTGATATCATGCTTGCAGGAAAAGTTGTCTGCGTTGCAGGGTATGGCGGTGTTGGAAAAGGATGTGCTCAGTCCATGAAAGGTTATGGCGCAAGAGTGCTCATTACTGAAATCGATCCAATTCTGGCGCTCCAAGCAGCAATGGAAGGATTTGAAGTCACTACTATGGAAGCAGCTGCTTCGGTGGCAGATATCTTTGTTACAGCAACAGGAAACTGCGATGTGGTAACTGGTGAGCACATGGTAGAGATGAAAAATGAGGCAATCCTTTGTAACATCGGTCACTTTGACAATGAAATTGATATGACGTGGCTGGAAAATACGAAGGGTGTCATCGAAACGAGTATCAAGCCACAGGTAGACAAATTCACACTACCAAATGGCCGTTCGATTATCGTGCTGGCTCGTGGCCGACTTGTGAACCTTGGATGTGCAACAGGCCATCCAAGTTTTGTCATGTCAGCTTCTTTCACGAACCAAGTAATTGCTCAGATTGAGCTCTTCACGAATCCAGATAAGTATGGAATAGACGTTCACATGCTTCCAAAAAAGTTGGATGAAAAAGTAGCGCGTCTACACCTTGATAAGCTTGGAGTAAGACTCACTGAGCTAACCAAGAAACAGGCTGACTACTTGGCAGTAAACAAGGAAGGTCCTTACAAGCCAGAACACTACCTCTACTAG
- a CDS encoding phosphoribosylaminoimidazolesuccinocarboxamide synthase has protein sequence MDYGKAIDSQFELPLRRTELDFLSGRYEGKVRDAYRGRKYRYLITTDRISCFDVVLGAVPFKGQVLNQMADYWFRKTEGIIENHLVACPDPNVMVVHHVDILPVEVVVRGYLAGSAWRDYQEGRAVSGIRLPDGLACYEKLSEPLITPSTKAPKGEHDEPISEIEIIQRGIVSEKVWEEVRTRALELFHYATHEVAKRGLLLVDTKYEFGLRDGRVVLADEVHTLDSSRYWVSATYESALSSNTSPEMLDKEPVRQWLIAQGFMGVGTPPHLPDEYVRELSLHYISAFERITGESFVPSVGDTEERIKAVLEEYELRDE, from the coding sequence ATGGACTACGGCAAGGCGATAGACAGTCAGTTTGAATTGCCACTCAGGCGAACGGAGCTAGACTTTCTCTCAGGACGTTATGAGGGAAAGGTCCGAGATGCCTATCGAGGAAGAAAATATCGATACCTGATTACAACAGACCGTATTAGTTGTTTCGATGTCGTTCTTGGCGCAGTTCCATTTAAAGGACAGGTCTTGAATCAGATGGCTGATTACTGGTTTAGGAAAACAGAAGGAATTATTGAGAATCATCTTGTTGCCTGCCCTGATCCAAACGTAATGGTGGTGCACCATGTTGATATTTTACCTGTCGAGGTAGTGGTCCGTGGATATCTTGCTGGCAGTGCGTGGCGCGACTATCAGGAGGGAAGGGCAGTGAGTGGAATCAGGTTGCCCGATGGTCTTGCTTGTTATGAAAAGCTTTCAGAGCCTCTGATTACTCCATCAACGAAAGCACCAAAGGGTGAGCATGATGAGCCAATTAGTGAAATCGAAATTATTCAACGGGGAATTGTCAGCGAGAAGGTATGGGAAGAGGTGCGCACGCGAGCGCTAGAGCTTTTTCATTATGCAACGCATGAAGTTGCTAAGCGTGGACTGCTACTGGTGGACACAAAATATGAATTTGGTCTGCGAGATGGGCGAGTAGTACTAGCTGATGAGGTACATACATTAGATTCTTCTCGTTATTGGGTCTCAGCAACGTATGAATCCGCGCTGTCATCGAATACTTCTCCCGAAATGCTTGACAAGGAACCGGTAAGACAGTGGTTGATAGCACAGGGCTTTATGGGGGTGGGCACCCCGCCTCATTTACCCGATGAATACGTACGTGAACTCTCACTCCACTATATTTCAGCCTTTGAGCGTATTACAGGGGAATCATTTGTTCCCTCGGTTGGGGATACGGAAGAGAGAATCAAAGCAGTCTTAGAGGAATACGAGCTTCGGGATGAATAG
- the apaG gene encoding Co2+/Mg2+ efflux protein ApaG: MLCYSDRVGILETEHYSLEAEGLRITVFPEYIAEDSNPSEDTFAFSYTITIENRSGVDVQLLERHWMIFSGGTHMAEVVAPGIYGQQPMILREDIFEYTSTATIRDPIGRMEGSYTFRTSEGKFREIPIPSFDLHYPVVFH; encoded by the coding sequence ATGCTGTGTTATTCCGATCGTGTGGGAATATTAGAAACTGAGCACTATTCTCTTGAAGCAGAGGGACTGCGTATCACAGTCTTTCCCGAATACATAGCGGAGGATTCAAATCCGTCAGAAGATACCTTTGCCTTCTCATATACTATTACAATAGAAAATCGAAGTGGTGTTGACGTTCAATTGCTGGAAAGACACTGGATGATCTTTTCTGGTGGAACGCATATGGCCGAGGTGGTTGCACCAGGAATTTACGGTCAACAGCCCATGATTTTAAGAGAAGATATCTTTGAGTATACCAGCACTGCAACTATTCGTGACCCTATTGGGAGGATGGAGGGGAGTTATACCTTTAGAACCTCCGAAGGAAAGTTTCGGGAGATACCCATTCCATCGTTTGATCTTCACTATCCTGTTGTATTTCACTAA
- a CDS encoding SGNH/GDSL hydrolase family protein has product MTPSRVKQKVFKTLQGLSHSLSSILLGGALIFSTQAFACPNILEYIDTNCDGSIRFMLTGDSIVRGVGDEEGLGYPKRLKQLVGDSHFKALNLGVPGTTPRELRRSFIRNIDKGGKTTRRTRDIDYTLIQVGTNSYWTGDQPFQVVMQIHRLKKYIERALEERNGTKPIVFTATVPMTERSFQNPFLSDLNTELLRKQGLNVLVRFDKIPVDKLAIRDSLHPGAAGYKRMARRARKGLEKAQPIAAEIVTDQDFDNLYDAAEIGIYFTNPTLTDTDEDELSDGEEVLIYKTNPLLSDTDGDGASDYAEIQSGTDPLIP; this is encoded by the coding sequence ATGACACCTTCTAGAGTCAAACAGAAAGTTTTTAAAACCCTACAAGGGCTATCTCATAGCCTATCCTCAATCTTACTGGGTGGTGCGCTCATCTTTTCAACTCAAGCGTTTGCCTGCCCAAACATCCTGGAGTATATCGATACGAACTGCGATGGCTCCATTCGTTTTATGCTGACAGGTGACAGCATCGTAAGAGGCGTAGGTGATGAAGAAGGTCTGGGGTATCCAAAAAGACTCAAACAGCTAGTGGGTGACTCACACTTTAAAGCTCTCAACCTGGGTGTCCCGGGAACTACCCCGCGAGAGCTAAGAAGGTCTTTTATTCGGAATATTGATAAGGGTGGAAAAACGACGAGGCGAACTCGGGATATAGACTATACTCTCATTCAGGTGGGAACGAACAGCTACTGGACTGGAGATCAACCTTTTCAAGTTGTAATGCAAATTCATCGGCTGAAGAAATATATCGAACGAGCCCTCGAAGAACGCAATGGGACAAAACCCATCGTATTCACCGCGACTGTTCCAATGACCGAAAGAAGTTTCCAGAATCCTTTCCTCAGTGATCTCAATACCGAGCTTTTGCGGAAACAGGGGCTAAATGTGCTGGTGCGTTTTGATAAAATTCCCGTCGACAAACTGGCAATAAGAGACTCTCTTCACCCTGGCGCAGCTGGTTACAAGCGAATGGCGCGAAGGGCACGCAAAGGATTAGAAAAAGCTCAGCCAATTGCAGCAGAAATAGTAACGGACCAAGATTTTGATAATCTCTATGATGCGGCAGAAATTGGCATTTACTTTACGAACCCTACGCTTACAGATACGGATGAAGATGAGTTAAGCGATGGGGAAGAGGTTCTGATATATAAAACGAACCCACTGCTCTCAGACACCGATGGAGATGGGGCTAGTGATTATGCTGAAATTCAGAGCGGAACCGATCCCCTCATCCCTTAA
- a CDS encoding AI-2E family transporter, whose translation MEIQEIKHRFPGMKLLVGLAALCVVAAGLKAAQVVFIPILFSFFLAVLGTPPTHYLARKGVPKFLSVLIVAIIIITLLALVGNLFFGSIQEFRSAVPRYAGGLDELSQKVDDYLGEFGLEYSTGMIVDSIEPAAVVDVVSSTIRGLFGAVSVTVLVFVMMIFMLYEATDFRQKLAYAMGEAFQVERFEGVATDVQRYILIKTVTSLITGISVGLINYFVGVDFWILWGLIAYVLNYIPFVGSIFAAIPAVILGFLLGGVPMGITLIIAYLIVNNVVSNFLEPILLGPRLGLSPLVVFLSLIVWGWLWGPAGALLSVPLTMIVKILLEHSEELRWVAILMTNRGRLSAREPEESGREEVA comes from the coding sequence ATGGAGATTCAGGAGATTAAGCACCGCTTTCCCGGGATGAAGTTGTTGGTGGGGCTCGCAGCGCTGTGTGTTGTTGCCGCTGGTTTGAAAGCCGCCCAAGTAGTCTTCATTCCAATCTTGTTTTCTTTTTTTCTTGCAGTGCTTGGAACTCCGCCGACTCACTATTTAGCGCGCAAAGGGGTCCCGAAGTTTTTATCGGTTTTGATCGTTGCCATTATCATCATCACGTTACTCGCGCTTGTTGGGAATCTCTTCTTTGGTTCAATTCAAGAGTTTCGCTCTGCAGTACCTCGTTATGCTGGAGGTCTGGATGAACTTTCTCAGAAGGTGGATGATTACCTTGGTGAATTTGGTCTGGAGTATTCCACAGGCATGATTGTCGACTCTATCGAGCCGGCTGCCGTTGTGGATGTTGTCAGTAGTACCATCCGTGGGCTTTTTGGGGCAGTTTCTGTAACGGTACTTGTTTTTGTAATGATGATATTCATGCTGTATGAGGCGACGGATTTTCGCCAGAAACTCGCCTATGCCATGGGAGAAGCCTTTCAGGTTGAGCGATTTGAAGGGGTAGCAACGGATGTACAGCGATATATTCTTATAAAGACGGTAACGAGCCTCATCACAGGAATATCAGTAGGGTTAATCAACTACTTTGTCGGCGTTGATTTTTGGATCTTATGGGGCCTGATTGCATACGTGTTGAACTATATACCTTTTGTCGGCTCGATTTTTGCCGCGATTCCGGCAGTTATTTTGGGGTTTCTCCTCGGAGGAGTACCAATGGGGATAACGCTTATCATAGCGTATCTGATTGTTAATAATGTTGTGAGTAATTTTCTAGAGCCTATTCTTCTCGGGCCAAGACTAGGCCTTTCGCCGTTAGTGGTCTTTCTCTCGTTAATTGTCTGGGGATGGCTATGGGGACCAGCGGGAGCGCTTCTTTCAGTTCCGTTGACGATGATTGTGAAGATTCTCCTTGAGCACAGCGAGGAGTTGCGGTGGGTTGCTATTTTGATGACGAATCGTGGTCGGCTTTCTGCACGTGAACCAGAGGAGAGCGGAAGAGAAGAAGTGGCGTAG